The following coding sequences lie in one Nitrospira sp. genomic window:
- a CDS encoding glycine zipper domain-containing protein — protein MNTQGHNRSRLTAGSLAALLLVLTAIPGCESAGKTVTDHKDTAIGAGVGGAGGAVIGGLAGGTKGAVIGGLLGVLAGGAVGNYVERQDKDRAAAAAATGYQASQGNVVRLENGQAQPSTARAGETVNLSSTYTILTPNNQPMTIQESREVRHDGAMVANPTVNTQRANGTFTSTVPIILPSDAQKGIYDVTTTVAMGDRTARSMTSFTVQ, from the coding sequence ATGAACACGCAAGGACACAACCGGAGCCGACTCACGGCCGGTTCATTGGCGGCGCTACTGCTGGTATTAACGGCAATTCCAGGCTGTGAGTCTGCCGGGAAGACCGTGACGGATCATAAAGACACGGCTATTGGCGCCGGCGTCGGGGGCGCCGGCGGTGCCGTTATCGGAGGCCTTGCCGGGGGAACAAAAGGCGCCGTCATCGGCGGATTGTTAGGTGTCCTGGCCGGCGGCGCGGTCGGGAACTATGTCGAGCGGCAGGATAAGGATCGCGCAGCGGCCGCGGCCGCGACCGGGTATCAGGCTTCGCAGGGGAACGTCGTACGCCTGGAGAATGGTCAGGCGCAGCCCAGCACGGCGCGGGCCGGCGAGACCGTGAATCTGAGTTCGACGTATACGATTCTTACGCCGAACAACCAACCGATGACGATACAGGAGAGCCGGGAGGTGCGCCACGATGGGGCGATGGTCGCGAATCCGACAGTAAACACTCAACGAGCCAATGGGACATTTACCAGCACGGTGCCGATTATCCTGCCTTCCGATGCCCAGAAGGGAATCTATGACGTCACGACCACGGTTGCGATGGGCGACCGGACGGCAAGGTCAATGACGAGTTTCACCGTGCAATGA